The Cryptomeria japonica chromosome 2, Sugi_1.0, whole genome shotgun sequence region ttttttagtgagaaaaatcattttgttgactaAATGGAAAGAGAGTTTTGCAGTTACAACACTTGGTTTGTTGGATTGCAATCATAAATGTCCTTAGGTTGAATTGTTTACATGTGAAAAACCCatttttgtggctaagtatgaaaatgaaataaaatccccaAGCACTTAGCCATTCGTAGCCTCGACTTTCTTTAATCCAAAATCTGATTCCTAACTTAAGCTTTGTGTTTACTTGCAGATTTTATGCACGATGAAGTTCCAAGTAGACAAGGATGCTCCTCCTGAGTCGAGAATGACCTCGAAGTGGAAGAATGTTAGCGACACTAACCTCGGGCATATTAATCTGAGGGAGTTCAAGAAGAGGATGTTCGGTTTAGACAACCTCATGCCTACCATGACCGCTCAGAATTCCAAAATATCATCATGCTATGTACGTAACCAAGGATGAAGTTGATCGCATGTATCAGGATCATTTGGAGGAGTATGAcaccatcatcaatcattcctggCTGGACAATCCAAGGAAAGGTGCCTCCAAACTACAGAGAAAGAGCTTGGTGAGGGCGTACTTCAAGTAAGATATTGAAGATATGATTGTCCTACTGAACAGGATAATGGGGAATCCTCAAGGCGTCCATTCgagccctggatgtattatttcataaaTGAAATAATGAACGGAGTTAAGATGATAGACTGGGCTCGAATGATAAGTGATAACTTGGACAACCAGCTGAAGAATTTGGAAGCAAATAGGACCTTCTTCATGAGCTCGTACTTGTTCTATTCCCTGGCTAGAGCCCACAGATACAGAGGCCTCACCTACAGAGAGGAAGtgggaaacaaagaaaatcagtttcccgTCTATGACTGTTATCCCCAGTTTCACATGGAAGAAAAGTTTCATTTCAAGAGGGTGAATGACACATTTCTCATGCACATCACACGGACGCTGCAAGGTGGACTACActagagactctctcaagagtctatggacttcatcagcaGATTCGGATATTGGTATATTCAATACCCAAATTTCACTTACATCAAAATTCAGGGGTTTTCCAGATCTCCTTATAAGCTCCCAGCTTATCCTACCAACTAAGTCGTGCTACTCGAGGTTGTAAGGCAATTGGAGGGATATATGACAGTTTAAAGAGATAAGGACAAGAAGGCAGGAACCTCCTCTCTCACGATTGGAAACGAGCTAGAAACATGCCCGTCATCACAAGCCGCTGCCACTGCTGAGAGAGAGCTGGCTTGGTACCCTTTTTACCAGTACAAAGCAAGAAAGAATTTTGATCCGTTCCATAGGATGAAAAGGGTCGAAGGGATGGCATTTGAGCACAGGGCtgatttggaagattattgggctaatgcagccgatagttttGAAATCGGGAGGAGATTTTGGTCAAGGATTCCCTTGAGCATGGTAAGAGCAATGAAAGTATTTAGAGTTGCTGATCAAATAGAAGACAGCCTTGAGCTTCAGCAGCCAGGCTTTGAGAAGATGAGGAATGAGCCACTAGCCTTGGTTGATTGCTCAGAGGGAGAGAAGTCAGATGtcgcagacctcatgaggtcgatGGTCGAGTACTCTAAGTGGTGGACATCTGAGAGGACGAAACAATTGAAGTCTAAAGGTGTGACCCTGACCTATGATttaatgggagtagatgactcTTTGTCCTCTAACCCTTGTATCTCTGCAGGCAATGCTCGAAATCCAGAGAGTGTTGGGTCCCGGAAGAGGAAAGAATTAGTGGGAAGCTCTGGAAAGGCCAGAGGAAAGAAGATTATCGAGGAGAGACGGCAGTCCAACGAAGGTCATTCCATCCTGAGTGCCGCATATGCTGTGCCTGATCAAAATGCAGTTGAAGAGCTAGAGATGGACACATATATGGTAAATAATGAAgtgagagtgccttctccttcaattgaggaaataatgaaaggAGTTGTCCAAAATCCAGATAGGGAACAAGTTTCAAATGCAGCCACGGAAGTTGAAGAGCCTGAGCCCCCAGTAGTTTTCCTCGATGGTATAGTTATTGGACCAAGAAGGGCAGATGATGGGTTTGATCAAAACACTGTGGAGCagtcaaccattcctgattggctgaggGAAAGGATAAGGGATAAGATCCCCAAGGAAACCCATTCTGAAGAGAATACAGCAGCATTTCTAGAAAAGGTGAACGAACCAATCATAGTCAAGCCACCTAAGCCAGCCAAAAAATTCTCTTTGATTCAGAGGGATAGTGCAGGGTTTCAGACAGTTCAGATAGCTGTGCCAAAGGAAGGGAAAACTCGGGACAATATTGCCCCAGAGGATTATAAGATCACCACTATAGAGttgggtaagcctacccaggaccaaGAAGTCCAGTACTTTGACGACTCCTGCAACGCCCTCAAGACGAGTCTAGCCCAGGAGAGGGAGAAAAGGAAGAAGGTAGAGGAAGAGAACCAACAATGgaggaaatatgttctccatctcACCCGGCCACTCAACCATGAGATACCGGTCACTCCTCCGCAGCCTCTTCAGCAAGAGTCAATGgaggacatgaagggcacattcaCACTGGCCAAGGAATGGATTTCAGACGCTTCGGCACGTGCTGACATACTTGTAGAAAATTTAGTATCAGCACATGAGTCGGCCTCTTCATTAGTCAGCCGAATTGAGGACCTAGCTGCAAATTGGGAAGATAttgaagaaattcaagatgaaatacttccgcAATTGAAGGTTATTCGAGGCCTATCAAAACGGAGTTTGGTGGATGCAGGTGTCATACAAGTTGGGGATAGATATGACTTTAACACCTGGTATTATGCTTTAGTCACCAAGattgaagtcctgaagaaatccgagactaaGTCCTTCGAAACAGAGGAAAGTGTCAAAGAAATTTTGAGTAAGGTGTTTCGTGCACCATCAGAGATCTGGAAGAAAGAGAGTATACGAGAAAAACACTTGCAGGCAAAGAACCAGAGAGCCAGAATTCAGTCGAGCTTTTTCAAAAACTTGGGGATGATTGAGGGCAATCTTTCAAGGATTGCAAGTTTTCTCTTCATTGACGAGAACTTTCTTGCCCAAGCAGTTGAGTGGGAAAGCATTCTTGCCACATGtactgatgatgtggacatcatcgacttccagattagcaacttgccaagtgtcactatggaggAGGTCAGGCTCATCGTGTCTAGATACATCGAATCTGCAAAAGGGGAAACTGGACACTCGCCTCAATGACAATAGCAGttgtgccacatgtcactttcttattcTTTCAAACTAATAGagttttggaaaccctaattagggtttataactttcAATCTGGACCCTTGATCACTATTTGATCTCGGTCGTTCATTGATTTtggaaaaactatataaggctacctcctctcatttggagagtgtgaggattttgacatattgttgcgtgaaggtcattttcgaataatatattgcatgtgcactttctcttaaggctttgtaatctctattgttcgaatgattagcatggtttcaatttcctcaacacttagttatagttaatttagatttgctttcatgttgttagaattgaatgaaggatttgattagtgttaattgacggtgtatctctgctcatacttttggtgaattgatgatttccatctcactatgcaaagttagtctgagcctatcccctgTGCATGCCAAAACTTCGATCATACCCACAACCcgttgaagattgcacccgctttgtgtagttgtcctcagtGTGGCGAAGCAAAATGCGGTTTCctgagagcacccagttgataccgtctccagagtTCATAGAATTAGATCAGCCTTCTTAACCCTATCCCCCTtttccctttttgaaagtctaaatatcaaaaatcccaaaaaaagaaagagcctaaaatcgataaatctatctaagtccaGAAGCTTAAAAGATATTTGTTAACGTAAGccccccttgagattttcaacaAACACTACCcgagtagctatcccactaaagtcgcttgttcgcacatatagaccttggaatcagtagcaatttttcaggagaggatagaatacctttgggtatcttattctaatgtttggtagatgataaaacaaacaccaataGGTCTTTAACATCaaatctttcaattagcttttcaGTGAACTCATTATAAGTGGTAATTAGGTTGTGACCAAGAGTGATTAGCCCGCGGCACCACCACTCATGAGCAACTCCTTCCAAATGTAATGTGGCAAATTTTATTGCATCTTCTTCAGGCATAGGTCTTAATGATAGATAATTATCAAGTTTTTGTACCTAAGACCTAGTTGTACATTTGTTGTTTCCATCAAAATATGGCATAGTGATCTTACCAATTGTCTGTTGATAATCATTCCTTGACAAAACATAATGATCATTTCTTCCTCCTCTCCTATTCCTTTGATTCAAGAATTGATCAAAGGTCCATTGATCCTTCAAACCAGCAGGTAATGCATTGTACTCTTGGTAAGATTGCCTTGCCTCATCTCCAAAGGTAGTGGCTGCAACAACTGGTGGTTGTTCTTCCCTTGGTGTGAAAGTGGGGAAAAGAGGTCTAGAGGCTAACCATCTAGTAGTAGTTCAGCAGACAGACCTGTCTCCTTCAGTATTCCTGATATTTTCATTGTTTCCACTATGTTCAGCTTCATGACGTTGATGGAAATTATTGTTGTGTTGGACCATTGTTCCATTTTTCCCAGCAATCGAAACATCATGTCAAGCATGGTGTCAAATTTCCTCTCAATTCGTGCATCTTTGTCTTCTTCTGCCATAGTCTGAATTGTTTTACCAGCATCTCTTTCCCTTAGTGCTGCTGACAATGTATCTACTTCAGGTACTCGTGGATTTTGGTACTGTTGTCTCCGCTGTTCCCTATTATAATACCTGACTTCTCTTGCACTCATTCAACAAATCTGATCATAGGATGGCAGgatgaaagctctgataccactgtaatatccctgcTGTTATTAACTAAGATGTCCAAGGGATGTTGTCAAACAATATACTGATTACCTTGCTGTTTGAACTTCCTAACTGTATATCCTGTGTCTCATGCAGTTTCTAGACCACTTATGTGTTATGCTGTTCTGATTGATGCAATACTTCAGACTAATTTTGACACTAGAAAATTTGGTTTCCCAATACGGATGACTTGCAAACGAGTAGGACAATAATCAAGGATGATAATGCATAACATGTAACTATAGCAAACTGTAATTTTGTCAAATAGTTGGCATGCAACCCAAAAAATCACAAACATATGAATCAATCTTATCTCTTCTCATTTGATAATCATGTGCTCAGTACATAGGCCAACTTATATCAAATTCATGGACTAACAACAGTGACCACTTTCAGATTTTCTGAAGACAAATGACAGCTATGGACTCAATACACAAACTGAATTTACAAGGGAATTTCAATGTCAAATGCACCTGGAATATAGCGCCTTGAAGAAGTAAGCAATATCTTTGTTCTTGAAGCCTCCAATGACCAAAATTGACCCTCTTGCCAAATCGCCCCTGCTGATACTAAGGAGGCCCGAGAACAAATAAATTTGAAATGCTGAACCCCTCTCCACCATGCCAAAGGAATCGCTATTCCTTTCCAAGAAGATCACCCAAGTCAAATATCCAAATCGATGCCACAATGGGAGCCAATGAACAAATTTGTGAAATAGCTTCAGACTGGTACGATTTGTTCAGGAAATTAATGGACATCAAACTTCACCTTTTTTCTCCTTTAAAATACATCAAAATGAATCGCCCTTCGTCCTAGATGCTATCGCTGTCCTCAAAACCTTGAAATGATGTATCCACAAAGGAATATGAGCAAAATCATCGTAAATAAGGGTCTGATGCAATTTTGTCTCAGATCTGATTTATCACCTGCAATCACCACAAAAACTCCTCCAAATGCCTCCACTCAAATCATCTCACTCCTCCTAGAATGCTGGTACAAAAATATCATCATAATCCTGTGAAACTGAAAGTGACTTCAGATTATTCTCCATAGATAGTGCTGTAACTCAATGAGCTCCGATGTGAAAGACTGAGATATCCTTCACTCTCAAGCAACCCTTCGGAGAATCTCTCACCCCCTCTGTTATGCAATCAAAGGGAGGTATCATTTCCAAAGATTAATAATCTGCAGAAACCCTAGGCTCTACAACCACAATGCAAGAGAAGATGTCAAATCACCAACGATGCACAATGAACCAACCCCTTCTATTTATCCTTATCTCTCCTCATGATTGGTTCTTTCTAGAAGATTCTTCTCTAACTAACTCATATTCTCTTTTtacactttaattatttaattgcactttaaatattaaataaaaataatattatgttataaAGTGCAATTATAACATCATACGTGTAATCTCATCAAAAACCATGTAGAAATAAAAATGTGAAGCCATCAGTATCCGCCGAGTCGACCCTCTATCCAAcaccttggcctacgagggtcaaataatAGGCCAACCTCGTGAATGTCCACGtgctaaggagaaggggacattacaatcccaCAATCTTCTACCTCTTCCTTGCTGCTCGCTTGTGCTCTCAGACTCCTCTCCAATCTGCAACACTCATCCCCTTTCTCCTGCTCTTTTTCCTCAAATTAGTAATGTTCACTTGTGAACCCAAAAAATGGCTAAAAGGTAGAAAGTTAGAAAGTATTTTACTAATTTCCAAGTCTTAAAAGTTtacagaatttttttttaattttatttgactGTGATCTCAATTTTGAAGAGAATATTATCAACGATGTTTCCTTTCCCTGAGAATATGTCgataattatttttttaagtttacATAAAATGTTTAATGTTCCTTCTCAATGGATTTCTAAATTGCAGAAACTCGTAGTAATCATGTATCTAAGCTGAAATCATGCTTTGTTTGTCTGCAGGAACAAAAGAAACAAAATGGAGAGGCATGTGTGAATAAAATCCATAAAAGAAAGCAGACAGATTTTATCTTGACTAGAATTAAAAGTAGCGTGTCATCTTTCCACAAGAGAACACTTGGAGAATATCAAGAAGTTTTAAAATATGATAAATGCACGGATAGCATGAAATGGAATCCAAATATGGTTGAATTTGGTGATGAAAACCTAACTGATTTATGTCTACAGGAACTGATTGGTTTTGGGGTTCCTGGAAAACCTGTTGGCCGGTGCTGTGAGGAGCTGAATGCATTTATCCAAGGACCACCATTTTTTTACTTTGAGAATGATGCATTTGCTCCAAGGGCAGTCTGGAAGACGATATCCCAGTATTTCAATGGCGTGGAGCCAGAATTTGTTGATTCCAAGTATTTTTCAGCTTCCacaagaccaagaggttatgtgcATAACCTTCCAATAGATGATAGGTTTCAAGCATTGCCTTTGCCCCCTATGaccattcaggaagcacttcctcaaacaaagaaaTATTGGCCTTCCTGGGATCGGAGGGAGAAATTAAATTGCAAGGTCGCTGGACGGAATAGTCTTGTCCTCCTTGAAGAGCTCAGATCTATAATTAAAAATTCACACGGGAAACCATCAGTGAGTGAACAAGAATACATACTTCAAAAGTGTGAGCAGTGGAACTTGGTTTGGGTCGGGCCAGGTCATATGGTGCCCCTAGAACCTCATGAATTAGAAGCACTACTGGGATATGAAAAAGATCATACTCGAGGAGCATCTTGCCGAACTGATCGCTTCCAAAGTCTATGCAattcattccaaatagatacagtcgCATATCATTTGTCCGTTTTGAAAGCATTCTATCCTGATGGTCTTAAAGTACTTTCTCTGTTTTCTGGTATTGGCGGGGCAGAGGTTGCTCTGCATCGTCTGAAGATTCATTTAAAGTGTGTTGTGTCTGTAGAAATATGTCCAAAGAACAGACTTATTCTTGAAAGTTGGTGGCAGAAAACGCAACAAAGAGGTAGATTGATTCAGAAGGAAGATGTGCAATATTTGACAAGAGAAGTACTGCAGGATTTGATAGATATGGTGGGAGGTTTTGATCTTATAATCGGTGCAAGCCCATATAACCACCAATATACCAACAATAAAGCTAACAGGGATGAGCTAGAGTGGAGAAATTCTTTACTTTTTAATGAGTGTCCTCGCATTGTGAAGGAAGTGAAGCAAATAATGCACTCTAAAGGCATGGCATAGGATTTATCTATGTAGCACCGCTATGACTCATTTTTTTCGGTACAATTTGAAACTCAAATAATTTACGGAGAAGAAATTCTTTTGCTCAGAAATTTTCGAGAAAGGCATGCAACGaatgaaaattcatttttttttgaacTTTCCAATTTAGACTGCTTGTTCAGTAATCAAGGGATGCAATTGAAAATTGATGTTTGCTTTTAAAAAAATTGTCGTTTCATCCTATCTTTATATTAGTTTTTCAAAATATAAATGGATTGTCACCAAAAAGgttgcctttgaaaattaactgAAACCGGTGTGTTAAGACTCCGTGAGGATTCATGGATCCAGTCTGAATCAGGCTAAGCAAATCTTGAGCCTTCATTTAAACTTGACGGAGTTTGACAGCGCATCGAAACACGTTAAGAAGGTAAAGGTAGATCAGAAATAGCTGAATTAAAATGAGCATGAGCACCCGTAGGTTAATAGGCAATCcatatcaatttaaaaaaaaaaacggtTCCGTTTTGTCTGGAAGTGTCCGATATGAAAAGCATATCTGATTTTATTCTATCCTCACAAATTCTATAAGCATAGCTGAGTTTACCCTATCCTCACAAGTTCTAGAAGCAAATCAAATCTTAAATTATCCTCACAAGTTTAAGAAGTTTCCAAGTGGAAAGTAGTTAAAACAGAACCTTATAAAGATGACCAGGTAAACCATTTGGACAGCTCCTTCTACCTGCAATTGAAGGACTGTCTTCTTGTGTTGGCAACAGGAATATTAGCTGTACAAGTGATC contains the following coding sequences:
- the LOC131050804 gene encoding DNA (cytosine-5)-methyltransferase DRM2; this encodes MRNLVEYDDSDSEIEILNEVPAATVQIVQKNSVSNDKSWRDISNNQASSSNTSWTSIICHFVDMGYSSTVVEKAIRIHGSENWNEILDYLLTCKAIDYSLDSIHEDSNIDPVKLIFDNQHNFEEIKVKTEDMSDGDPKETPSNDSRADNIMASLLEMGYDENAISTAIEINGISTPVDELVDFIDAYLCGKGAKDVEGVVDQIHEDTEQKKQNGEELIGFGVPGKPVGRCCEELNAFIQGPPFFYFENDAFAPRAVWKTISQYFNGVEPEFVDSKYFSASTRPRGYVHNLPIDDRFQALPLPPMTIQEALPQTKKYWPSWDRREKLNCKVAGRNSLVLLEELRSIIKNSHGKPSVSEQEYILQKCEQWNLVWVGPGHMVPLEPHELEALLGYEKDHTRGASCRTDRFQSLCNSFQIDTVAYHLSVLKAFYPDGLKVLSLFSGIGGAEVALHRLKIHLKCVVSVEICPKNRLILESWWQKTQQRGRLIQKEDVQYLTREVLQDLIDMVGGFDLIIGASPYNHQYTNNKANRDELEWRNSLLFNECPRIVKEVKQIMHSKGMA